Genomic window (Spirosoma sp. KCTC 42546):
CCGAGCGCAACCGGGCTGGGAACTCACGTCGGGCCAGTCGTTCACCAACAGCTCCGAGGTAATCGATGGCCATAATGGCAGTTGTGGTATCGTTAATACCGGGCGATAAAGCTTTCAGGGTAATATCAACTAGCTGCTGAATACCGAATGCAACGTCCTGTTCAACGTTTCGATGTCGCCCGATGCTCACATACTCCATCAGATCATCGGGCCAGTCGGCTTCTTCAGGTTCAGATCGTTCCATACCACTCCGTACACTAAAGAGTACAGAACCTTCGCCGATAAAGGCACCCATCTCTTTCTCAATTCGTAATACGACTCGGTGCCGGGTGGCCCAGCTCAGCAAACCATCTGTATTGATTTGCTGAAGATAACCCGTCTTCCTGGCTATAACCGGTCGCCAGCCCGTCTGCTCGTCGGCGTAGTCCAGAGCAGCTTTCGCCTTTTCTGGATCATCAATGGGTTCGCCAAACTGGTCGGGAAACAGCTCATTGATGGCGTTGTTTGTTTCGTGAAAAATGTGCTGGACAATTGTACCCGTCTGTAACGATTCGGCAATATGATGAATAAAGAAAATCAGGGCGGCTACACCACCCAAAGCCAGTAATAAACCCGCCAAAACCGCCGTTGATGGTACAAACTTCACCTCATCGGTACCCCGAATAGTACCCAGCACAATCAGGCAATAGGAGAATACCCCGACGAAATAACCCATAACGACCTGATTGACCCGGTCGCGCATGAAGTTACGCAGCACTCTGGGCGAATACTGGCTGCTTACCTGCGAAATGGTAGCGAGTGTCAGCGAAAAGGCCAGGGCGGCTACGGTCAGCATGGAGCCAGCAATGGCCGATAACATGCCTCTGGCACCGTCGGCTCCCGACGCAAAGAGGAGCGGGAATTGTTTTTCGCCATGCCAACTGGTATGCGCATCAAACCCGACCAGGCCATAGGCTAGTCCAAACGAAGCCAGAACCAGCAGACCCGGTACAAACCAGAGGGATTCCTGTAATTGTTGCCAATACTGGCGAAGGCGGGTAGGCATATAGGCGTGTGATGCGACAAAATTGACCTGAGCACTGGTTATCGGACAATGGGCCCTTTAGGCGAGTCGCGCTGGAGCACCTTGTTAATCGAATACACTACGCCATTGGTTGCTCTTACATCGGCCTGAATCACGTCGGCTACGGTACCCCGCCCATCTTCTACGGTGATGTCATTCCCCTGTTTATGGATGGTTAATATCTGACCCGTCAGGTTGGTCAGTGTCTGGCCATCTTTCAATTGATCTGACGTTATGCGGCCCTTTACTACGTGATAAGCCAGCAGCTTGATAAGCCGGTTTTTGCTCGAGGGCAGTAATAGTTCGGACAAGGAGGGTTCTGACAGCGCCGAAAATGCCCCATTGTTCGGCGCAAATACTGTATAAGGACCTTTGCCTGAAGCCTGCTCAGTTAAGCCCGATGCTTTCAGTAACTGAAGCAAGGTCGTATGGTCGGGCGACTGGGTCGCACTTTGCGCCAGGCTGGTGCCGGTCTTTACGCCACTTGCCTTCAGCGTGGGATCGGACATTGTAGCGGAAGGGGACGTTTGGGCCAGCAGAGAATGTGACATGGATAATAATAGTCCTCCAGTGAGGCAAAAAAGCAGCGAATAGGGCAGTTTCATAATCAACCGTTTTTAGTAAATAAGAAATGGGCAAACCAAACGGTCGGCTATCGATTTAACCTTGTGTAGTAATGTTTGTTTTTTAACGCCAGGCGACAACCGCCCTATTCCCAACCACTTCGTGATAATTCTATGCTAGAACACTAGTCGCCTTATTAACTCCGACGTACCACTGCCTTTTAGAGACGTGAGCGCTTTCGATTCACTCCCATTTTTATTTTGCCGAAAATCAGGGATGCCGAGGGGTAAGAACCGTTTTTACCCAGTATTCGTAGGTTACTTTAAACAACTGATCTAACTGGGCAAACGTACTTGGTTGACTAATAAAAGAATTTGCACCTAACTGATAAACGGCACGAATAGTCTGTTTTCCTCGCTACCGCTCAAAACAAGGACTGGAGTAGAACGAAAAGCGGACGTTGCTCGTAATTGTTGGAGTACTTCATATCCATTGATTCGGGGCATATCCAGATCCAAAAGAACCAGAATTGGTAAATTCTCTTTTGGGCTAGATAAAAGCTTAGCTAGTAATTTTTCACCGTCTTCAAAGAAGGTCACCTCACAATCTGAATAGGCTTTTAACGCTTCTTCGATAAGAATTCTGTCATCATCATCTGCGTAAATACAGAACGGTCTATTAGTCACATTAATAAGAGATCAGTTGAACATTAACTCAGAAATCCCATTAATACTATTGGCTGTAACTATTTGTTTTTATTTGGTTATATGAAGCTATTAACCTTGATTTCTTACCATGTTGATCTCCTAAACGTTCATCTAAATTAAAACTGCCTGGCTTTTCTTATTCCGGTACTGACGGACAATTTTAGCCACCAAAGCATTTATTTTGACCTGGTTGTTTCGGTACATGCATTCAAATTCACCAGATTAAACAAAAGAATAAAAACACTCGGACTCATCCGAGTGAAGTGCCAATGGTATCGCCACAACGGACTGAGACGTTGGTAGCCGTAACCTAATTCCCCTTTTCAATGAGGAATTATTTCAGTTTTCTACAGGATTACAGCTCGATAGCCCTATTATAATCGCCCATACGTAATTCCTCTAAGCAGTTTCTAAGCAGATTATAAGCGCATTCTTAGTCTAACGAATCAACTTGCTGCACTTTAGTTCTGCTCAACGTTTTAGCCAGAAATGCCAGTCCATGCTGCCGGGTAAAGTTGCATAGCCTATTGGTAAGCGGCTAATAACCCTTAATTATA
Coding sequences:
- a CDS encoding DUF2254 domain-containing protein, with protein sequence MPTRLRQYWQQLQESLWFVPGLLVLASFGLAYGLVGFDAHTSWHGEKQFPLLFASGADGARGMLSAIAGSMLTVAALAFSLTLATISQVSSQYSPRVLRNFMRDRVNQVVMGYFVGVFSYCLIVLGTIRGTDEVKFVPSTAVLAGLLLALGGVAALIFFIHHIAESLQTGTIVQHIFHETNNAINELFPDQFGEPIDDPEKAKAALDYADEQTGWRPVIARKTGYLQQINTDGLLSWATRHRVVLRIEKEMGAFIGEGSVLFSVRSGMERSEPEEADWPDDLMEYVSIGRHRNVEQDVAFGIQQLVDITLKALSPGINDTTTAIMAIDYLGAVGERLARREFPARLRSDGKHLRVLVRSTDFEDYIRLAFDLPRINAKGNHAVFRRLLRALALVYAATCSDDRKPILRQQAELLKTYANQTLATDYEKKNIQILYRKLVTLWA
- a CDS encoding fasciclin domain-containing protein, yielding MSHSLLAQTSPSATMSDPTLKASGVKTGTSLAQSATQSPDHTTLLQLLKASGLTEQASGKGPYTVFAPNNGAFSALSEPSLSELLLPSSKNRLIKLLAYHVVKGRITSDQLKDGQTLTNLTGQILTIHKQGNDITVEDGRGTVADVIQADVRATNGVVYSINKVLQRDSPKGPIVR
- a CDS encoding response regulator, yielding MTNRPFCIYADDDDRILIEEALKAYSDCEVTFFEDGEKLLAKLLSSPKENLPILVLLDLDMPRINGYEVLQQLRATSAFRSTPVLVLSGSEENRLFVPFIS